DNA sequence from the Betaproteobacteria bacterium genome:
GGCCGCAGTCGTGGCCCGATGACGTCATCGTGATGACGCTCGCCCGCGTCGGCGGCGACGCAGGACCGGACTGGGACCGCATCGAGCAGATACTCGCCGCAGCGCCCGGGCGCCGCGTCTACGCTGCGGGCGGCGTGCGCGGCGCCGACGATCTACGGGCGTTGCGTGCGCTCGGCAGCGCCGGGGCGCTGGTCGCGTCCAGCCTGCACGACGGACGCCTGACGCCCGCCGAGCTCATGCGCATCGCCTGAGCGCTAGGAATGCGCGGCGAACGGATGCGGCGTCGCGCGCGCCTTGGCGAGCACCTCCTGCACCTTCGGCTCGCCGGCGATGGCGCGCTTGATCGCGAGCTTGGTCGCCTCGTAGTTGAAGTCCTGGATCTTGTTGTCGTCTTCCGCCATCCAGTGGATGAAGACGCCCACGCTCAGGTAAAGATCGTTCGCCTGCTGCTCGGGGATGGTGCCGTCGGCCAGGCAGTCGGTCACCGCCATCGCCACCGCGCGCTGCGCCGGACCGAACATCTGCACCGCCTGCTTCGCGCCCTTGATCGTCACCTTGTTGAACATGACGGCGTTCGGTCTTGCCGAAAGATTCGGGGCCACAACGGCGAGCAGCGTAGTGAAGCCATCCTTGTTGTTGGCAAGCGCATTGGCAAAGGCGCGCTCCGCAGCCGAACC
Encoded proteins:
- a CDS encoding nickel transporter; translation: QLLDELHATGGVAPPVLSLDFGARGEALGAVDILNRPQSWPDDVIVMTLARVGGDAGPDWDRIEQILAAAPGRRVYAAGGVRGADDLRALRALGSAGALVASSLHDGRLTPAELMRIA
- the fae gene encoding formaldehyde-activating enzyme, with translation MDRVLVGEALVGDGNEIAHIDLIIGPRGSAAERAFANALANNKDGFTTLLAVVAPNLSARPNAVMFNKVTIKGAKQAVQMFGPAQRAVAMAVTDCLADGTIPEQQANDLYLSVGVFIHWMAEDDNKIQDFNYEATKLAIKRAIAGEPKVQEVLAKARATPHPFAAHS